The genomic interval GACGTCCCAGGATATTGTCGTCAGTCCTTTCGAGTCGCCGCGTCACGCGCGAAATCAGCCACGCGAGCGAATTGTGTGGTTCGCCAAAATCTACCACGAGCAATTCGCCGCCTGGCTTGAGCACGCGAAATGTCTCGCGCAATGCGCGCGATTTGTCTGCGGTCGTCAAGTGGTGCATCACGAGACTCGAAACGACCCGGTCAAATGAGTCAGCGGGGTACGGCAGTTGGAAAGCCATCCCTTCGTCAAAAGTGATCGTCACGTTTTGTCGCGCCGCTTTTGCGCGCGCCATTGCCAGCACCGTTGGATCGCCGTCCATGCCAATGATTTCGGCAGCGGGATGCGTTTGCTTGAGCAGGACAGTCAGCGTGCCGGTGCCACAACCGAGATCGAGTACGCGGAATCCAGTTGCGATGCGTGCGGTTTCAATGAGACGCCGCTTGAACGTGAGTTCGCGCATGCCCCAGCGCAAGAGTGGATCGTACAACGGAGTTAGAACACGAAACCGCAACGCGGGAATATATTCCTTGTCAGTGTTCATCGTGTCTCCCAAGAGCAGACCTGGTTTGGTAATTCAATTGTACCACCAAACAACATACTGTTCTACCGTCGGTTGGCGTAATTCGCAGTAGGCGATTTGACCTATCCGTTAAGTTCGTGATCTCGGCGGTGAATTGTGAGCAAACAAAAATTAAAGATGTATTATAAACGTTACCTTCGCCAAATCGTTTTCGCCCGTTTTTTTATACGCGAATAACGCGAATCTCCGCTAATTTTTAAATTCATTCGCGTTACACTTGCCCTGGCGGGAACGCAAGTGCCAGGGTTCGCGTTATTCGCGGATGAATTTATGATTTGGTAGCCCAACACTGAATCGTGGAGTTAAAATGGGCGATTGAAATTGCCTTTGGTGGGCGTTCCGCCGGGCGTCCACCTACGTGGACGCCGCATTTCGCCCGCGTAGGCGGGCGACCAGCCAACGGCTCATGCGGGGCAATTTCAATTGCCAAGGATAAACGTAAAACGACCTCGAAATTCGTTCGAACGCAACTCCTCAATGCGATTTTCATTGAGCAGCATGTTCCCGGTCAACGGCTTGACCAGAACGAGATCGCGCGCGCTAGATGTCAGTCTCATCCCGGTGCGGGAGGGATTGCGACTGCTGGCGGCAGAGGGATTAGTGACGATAACACCCCATCGCGGCGCGTATGTTAGTGAACTCTCGCACGACGGTCTGCTTGAAATTTATCGCATTTGTCAGGCGCGCGAACCGCTTGGAATCGATCTGGCGATTCCCCAAATGACCGATCAGGATTTTGATAA from Chloroflexota bacterium carries:
- a CDS encoding methyltransferase domain-containing protein, yielding MNTDKEYIPALRFRVLTPLYDPLLRWGMRELTFKRRLIETARIATGFRVLDLGCGTGTLTVLLKQTHPAAEIIGMDGDPTVLAMARAKAARQNVTITFDEGMAFQLPYPADSFDRVVSSLVMHHLTTADKSRALRETFRVLKPGGELLVVDFGEPHNSLAWLISRVTRRLERTDDNILGRLPDMFRGAGFQSVQIVEQFMSVFGTLALYRGCKP